CAAACTGGAGTTAGAAAAACACAACTTGAATTAAATTGGTAAAAACACACTTGCAGAATTAGGAATCTGTGTTAACATTACACTAGCGAAATCAAAATTAGGAAGGGGCTAGAAATATGCTTGAAATTGGTGATGTATCGATCAAAAATCGTGTCGTAGTTGCACCAATGGCAGGGATTTCAAATTCTGCATTCCGTTTAACAGTGAAAGAATTTGGCGCAGGCCTTGTTTGCTGTGAAATGATTAGTGATAAAGGGATTGCTTACCGTAATACAAAGACGCTTGATATGCTTTATATAGATGAAAAAGAAAAACCACTAAGCTTACAAATCTTTGGTGGTGAAAAAGAAACATTAGTTGGTGCGGCAAAATTTGTTGCTGAGAACACAACAGCTGACATCATTGATATCAATATGGGATGCCCAGTAAATAAAGTGATAAAGTGTGAAGCTGGCGCAAAATGGCTACTTGATCCAAACAAAGTACATGATATGGTTTCGGCTGTTGTTGCAAGTACTGATAAACCTGTAACGGTGAAAATGCGTATAGGCTGGGACGATGATCATGTTTTTGCTGTCGAAAATGCTCTTGCAGCAGAAAGTGCAGGTGCTAAAGCGATCGCTATGCAT
This DNA window, taken from Listeria sp. PSOL-1, encodes the following:
- the dusB gene encoding tRNA dihydrouridine synthase DusB, giving the protein MLEIGDVSIKNRVVVAPMAGISNSAFRLTVKEFGAGLVCCEMISDKGIAYRNTKTLDMLYIDEKEKPLSLQIFGGEKETLVGAAKFVAENTTADIIDINMGCPVNKVIKCEAGAKWLLDPNKVHDMVSAVVASTDKPVTVKMRIGWDDDHVFAVENALAAESAGAKAIAMHGRTRVQMYEGKANWEILRDVKKALRIPFIGNGDVKTPEDARRMLEETGADFVMIGRAALGNPWMIYRTVKYLETGELVTEPNPREKIATALLHLDRLIALKGENIAVREFRQHAAYYLKGAKGSTRAKVAVNQATKREEMAQILLDFVQEYEEKNLVK